CCTTCCGCATCGTCTTTGGCAGCACCCGCATTGCCGATCCAGTACATGGTTTCACCCCTCGGGCTGGTCTGCACGATCACCTCTTCGGCCGAGTGGCGCCGGCCCAGCCGGGCCACCTTGAAGCCCTTGAGCTCGGTCGCTGGGCGGTTCGGGATGTTGACATTCAACAGCCAGGGTGCAGCAGGCGGTTTGGAGGCATCAAGTGACGGCAGAAGTTGCGCCACAAGTTCGGCCGCTTTTTCTGCTGCGGCATCGAGATGGCCCCAGCCTCTTTCAGTCTGGGAGAAGGCGATGGCTGGAATACCAAACAAATAGCCCTCCATCGCGGCGCCCACGGTGCCGGAATAGATGGTGTCGTCACCCATGTTCGCGCCATTGTTGATTCCCGAGACCACCAGATCGGGTCTGTAGCCAAGCAAACCTGTGAGCGCGATGTGCACGCAGTCGGCAGGTGTGCCGTTCACGTAGCGAAAACCGTTGTGGGCCGTGTGCACATAGAGCGGCGAATGCAGCGTCAGCGCATTGGATTTGGCACTGTTGTTGTGTTC
This region of Hydrogenophaga crassostreae genomic DNA includes:
- the surE gene encoding 5'/3'-nucleotidase SurE, whose translation is MKILISNDDGYQAPGIVALFEALKGLVGVEVEVVAPEHNNSAKSNALTLHSPLYVHTAHNGFRYVNGTPADCVHIALTGLLGYRPDLVVSGINNGANMGDDTIYSGTVGAAMEGYLFGIPAIAFSQTERGWGHLDAAAEKAAELVAQLLPSLDASKPPAAPWLLNVNIPNRPATELKGFKVARLGRRHSAEEVIVQTSPRGETMYWIGNAGAAKDDAEGTDFHAAATGYATITPLQVDLTDHERLPYWAPLAAQMSKRSRSAE